A section of the Mycolicibacterium anyangense genome encodes:
- a CDS encoding LLM class F420-dependent oxidoreductase, translating to MMRTGVFLDYSGGFREAVEHIVVLEKAGVDIALVAEAYSYDAISQLGYLAAKTSTIELGSGVVPIYTRTPSLLAMTAAGLDYVSDGRFRLGIGTSGPQVVEGFHGVPFDAPLGRTREVVEICRQVWRRERVQHQGKNYQIPLPADRGTGLGKALQLINHPVRENIPIHIAALGPKNVELSAEIAEGWQPVFFLPEKADDVWGDALRAGNAKRDSSLGDLDVMVGVSLAVGDNVEDRLNWAKPHLALYIGGMGARGQNFYHKLATRYGYGEVADHIQDLYLAGRKAEAIAAVPDDLVRQVSLIGPRGYVKERIAAFAEAGVTTLLATPVTADSAEYITYVEELQQLLP from the coding sequence GTGATGCGCACCGGTGTTTTTCTCGACTATTCGGGCGGCTTCCGCGAGGCCGTCGAGCACATCGTCGTCTTGGAGAAGGCGGGCGTGGACATCGCGCTGGTCGCCGAGGCGTACTCCTATGACGCGATCAGCCAGCTCGGCTACCTGGCCGCCAAGACCTCGACGATCGAGCTGGGCTCGGGCGTGGTTCCGATCTACACCCGCACTCCCTCACTGCTGGCGATGACGGCGGCAGGCCTGGACTACGTCTCCGACGGCCGCTTCCGGCTGGGCATCGGCACCTCCGGCCCGCAGGTGGTCGAGGGTTTCCACGGCGTGCCGTTCGACGCCCCGCTGGGGCGCACCCGCGAGGTGGTCGAGATCTGCCGCCAGGTCTGGCGCCGCGAACGTGTCCAGCACCAGGGCAAGAACTACCAGATCCCGCTGCCCGCCGACCGGGGCACCGGACTGGGCAAGGCGCTCCAGCTGATCAATCACCCCGTGCGGGAGAACATCCCGATCCACATCGCCGCGCTTGGGCCCAAGAATGTGGAACTGTCCGCCGAGATCGCCGAAGGCTGGCAGCCGGTGTTCTTCCTGCCGGAGAAAGCCGACGACGTCTGGGGCGATGCGCTGCGCGCTGGAAATGCCAAGCGGGACAGCTCTCTTGGCGACCTCGATGTGATGGTCGGGGTGTCGCTTGCCGTGGGTGACAACGTCGAGGACCGGCTGAACTGGGCCAAACCGCATCTGGCGCTCTACATCGGCGGGATGGGCGCGCGCGGCCAGAACTTCTATCACAAACTGGCCACCCGCTATGGATACGGCGAAGTCGCCGATCACATTCAGGACCTCTACCTGGCGGGGCGCAAGGCCGAGGCGATTGCCGCGGTGCCCGACGACCTCGTGCGGCAGGTGTCGCTGATCGGGCCGCGCGGCTACGTCAAGGAGCGGATCGCGGCGTTCGCCGAGGCAGGTGTGACCACCCTGCTGGCCACACCGGTGACCGCCGACAGCGCCGAATACATCACGTACGTCGAGGAATTGCAGCAGCTGCTGCCGTAA